The nucleotide sequence TCACAAAAAATGGAAAAAACGCGTTTTAATGTTCGGTTTTTGCTGTTGTTTTTATCTTACCGAAAAATCTCAAAAGAAAGAACGGGAAATTGTCGATCATTCGTTCAGAGGAGGAGAGGAGAGCATAATGAAAAACCTCTTACATACCGGAGTACGTAAGAGGTCTCTTCCATTAGTAGATGGAATACTATTCCACTTTAATAGAGTCGGTCGGGCATCCTTCAGCAGCATCACGAACATCGTCATGCAGGATATCCGGGATTTCAACGCTGTTAGCATTGTCATCCAACTTGTTGAACGCAAGGCCCTCATCGTCGTAATCAAATACGTCAGGAGCCGTGGCGCCACAAGCAC is from Brevibacillus brevis and encodes:
- a CDS encoding ferredoxin, whose translation is MTTWVDKDTCIACGACGATAPDVFDYDDEGLAFNKLDDNANSVEIPDILHDDVRDAAEGCPTDSIKVE